The following are encoded together in the Aerococcus mictus genome:
- a CDS encoding ABC transporter ATP-binding protein, which translates to MENNRQLMKSLWHFISPYRFKFSLSVICTIVLCLSNVLEPIVLGLAITEISKNILAIMNNVPGAGINYDYLLKIMALYFLRGIFYHGSFYLSQYWLTDVVQHSIYDLRNAISHKANRLPVSYFDKNQTGDILSRMTNDVDTLSNALQQSVLPLLTGVLQISFALISMFILHWKLALVSVISMPITYLSAKSILNYSQPIFKKQADALGHLFGYTQEQLSGYTEIKVYNKENESVDEFEKRNQNLQEVGFKAAFLAEILQPILSFISNLAYIVITGLGAYFVFIQQLTIGNLQAFVQYVWQINQPIQTITQLIGVIQSAVAASQRIFTFLGEEEVYQKPVTEHLPLTIKGQVSFDHVIFAYDEDNILMHDVSFTVEPGQTVAIVGPTGAGKTTLINLLMRFYDVLDGSIKIDGMNIKDISRHDLRSHIGMVLQDAWLYTDTIRENIRLGDLEASDYEVIDAAKIANVDHFIRTLPGGYDMEINEEGSNVSLGQKQLMTIARAIVSDPDILILDEATSSVDTRLEQLIQSAMDRIMENRTSFVIAHRLSTIRNADIILVMKNGDIIEHGNHDSLMAKDGFYADLYNSQFNQESAAEIHMGY; encoded by the coding sequence ATGGAGAATAATCGTCAATTAATGAAGAGTCTCTGGCACTTTATTTCTCCCTACCGCTTTAAGTTCAGTTTAAGTGTTATTTGTACAATCGTTCTATGTCTATCAAATGTCCTTGAACCGATTGTCCTAGGCTTAGCAATTACTGAAATCTCTAAAAATATATTAGCCATCATGAACAATGTGCCAGGAGCTGGAATTAACTATGACTACTTATTAAAAATCATGGCCCTCTACTTTCTACGGGGAATCTTCTACCATGGTTCTTTTTACCTCAGTCAATACTGGTTAACTGATGTCGTGCAGCATTCGATTTATGATTTGCGTAATGCCATTAGTCATAAAGCAAATCGCCTACCAGTTTCCTATTTCGATAAAAATCAAACGGGAGATATTCTTAGCCGAATGACTAACGATGTGGATACCTTATCCAATGCCCTCCAGCAATCAGTTCTTCCCCTATTAACCGGCGTTTTACAAATTAGTTTTGCCTTAATCAGTATGTTTATATTGCATTGGAAGCTGGCCTTGGTTAGTGTCATCTCTATGCCTATTACTTACTTGAGTGCAAAATCTATTTTGAATTACTCCCAACCAATCTTTAAAAAACAAGCAGATGCTTTGGGACACCTCTTTGGCTATACCCAAGAGCAATTATCCGGCTACACCGAAATAAAAGTCTATAACAAAGAAAATGAGTCGGTTGATGAATTTGAAAAACGTAATCAAAATCTGCAGGAAGTTGGCTTTAAAGCCGCATTCCTAGCTGAAATTCTCCAACCCATTTTAAGCTTTATTTCTAATTTAGCCTATATTGTAATCACTGGTCTCGGTGCTTATTTCGTCTTTATCCAACAATTAACCATTGGTAACTTACAAGCCTTTGTTCAATATGTCTGGCAAATTAACCAACCCATCCAAACTATCACCCAACTCATCGGAGTGATTCAAAGTGCTGTAGCAGCCAGTCAGCGAATCTTCACCTTCCTTGGCGAAGAAGAGGTCTACCAAAAACCAGTGACTGAACATCTTCCTCTAACAATTAAAGGACAAGTTAGCTTTGACCATGTGATATTTGCCTATGATGAGGATAATATCTTAATGCACGATGTCTCCTTTACCGTAGAACCTGGTCAAACAGTTGCCATTGTTGGCCCAACTGGAGCAGGTAAAACTACCCTGATTAACCTGCTCATGCGCTTCTACGATGTCCTGGACGGGTCCATTAAGATTGATGGCATGAATATCAAAGATATCAGCCGACATGATTTGAGAAGCCATATTGGGATGGTCTTACAGGATGCTTGGCTCTATACAGATACTATCCGTGAAAATATTCGCCTTGGTGATCTAGAAGCCAGTGATTATGAAGTGATTGATGCTGCTAAGATAGCCAATGTTGATCATTTTATCCGTACCCTACCTGGGGGCTATGACATGGAAATTAACGAAGAAGGTAGTAATGTTTCTCTAGGGCAAAAACAACTCATGACTATCGCCCGGGCGATCGTTTCTGATCCTGATATTCTCATTCTCGATGAGGCAACTTCCTCGGTTGATACTCGTTTAGAGCAATTAATTCAATCTGCAATGGACCGTATCATGGAGAACCGCACCAGCTTCGTCATTGCCCACCGTCTATCAACCATCCGTAATGCCGACATCATACTAGTCATGAAAAATGGTGATATTATCGAACACGGTAACCATGATAGTCTCATGGCTAAAGACGGTTTCTATGCGGATCTTTACAATAGTCAATTTAACCAAGAAAGTGCCGCAGAAATTCACATGGGCTATTAG
- a CDS encoding ABC transporter ATP-binding protein, whose protein sequence is MKYIWSYIKPFKKELVFIFLGMLMFSVVNLGLPTMLAMIIDNALIPGDLSNLYFFLAIMLFISCLGIAGQIFGSYFISKLSTMMTMNLRNDLFKKMLKLSHHEFQDYGVPSLTNRMTSDAFILMQFTQMTLRTLATAPVMIIISIYMITRTSPELGLYVFPVAPMIVAMIIIIAWLTLPISRAQQKTLDSINRILRENITGTRVVRAFNREQFFEERFEEVNHTYRQYSSRLFKTMAITPSLFSLIMNITIILIVWFGAGFAARGSVQVGTLVAFIEYVWLALFSLTIFANIFMMYPRAVVSAGRLDEVMHTPITVPHPENPIMETDGSGRLEFNHVDFAYPDADEPVLRDISFSSKAGETIAFIGSTGSGKSTIVKLIPRFYDVSSGEIKLDGIDIRDLDLQVLRSKIGYTPQKANLFSGQIATNLRYGKFDADEEDMDHATSIAQASEFINRLATRYYTELTEGGTNLSGGQRQRLSIARSIIGDREIYIFDDSFSALDYKTDAAVRQALKEETKDATTIIIAQRVGTIINADQIIVLDHGQIAAKGTHKELLKSSPLYYEIASSQLTKEELEYGE, encoded by the coding sequence ATGAAATATATTTGGTCTTATATCAAGCCCTTTAAGAAAGAGTTAGTATTTATCTTCCTGGGTATGTTGATGTTTTCAGTGGTTAACCTAGGTTTACCAACCATGTTAGCAATGATTATTGATAACGCATTAATACCAGGTGACTTATCCAACCTTTACTTTTTCCTAGCAATTATGCTCTTTATTTCTTGTTTAGGGATTGCTGGACAGATTTTTGGCTCTTATTTTATTAGTAAGTTGTCAACGATGATGACAATGAATTTGCGTAATGATTTATTTAAAAAAATGCTTAAGCTTTCTCATCACGAGTTTCAAGATTACGGGGTCCCCTCTTTAACCAACCGGATGACTTCCGATGCTTTTATCCTCATGCAGTTTACTCAAATGACTCTTAGGACTTTGGCAACTGCACCAGTGATGATCATTATTAGTATTTATATGATTACACGGACTTCGCCCGAATTAGGTTTGTATGTTTTCCCCGTGGCACCTATGATAGTGGCCATGATTATCATTATTGCCTGGTTAACCTTACCGATTTCCCGTGCCCAACAAAAAACTTTAGATAGTATTAACCGGATTCTCAGAGAAAATATTACTGGTACTCGAGTCGTTCGTGCCTTTAACCGGGAACAATTTTTCGAAGAACGTTTTGAAGAAGTCAACCATACTTACCGGCAATACTCTAGTCGTCTGTTTAAAACCATGGCCATTACGCCCTCTCTCTTTTCTTTAATCATGAATATTACTATCATATTAATCGTCTGGTTTGGTGCTGGTTTTGCTGCTAGGGGGAGTGTTCAAGTAGGGACCTTAGTCGCCTTTATTGAGTACGTATGGCTAGCCCTCTTCTCCTTAACCATTTTTGCTAATATTTTCATGATGTATCCACGAGCAGTTGTTTCAGCAGGGCGACTCGACGAAGTCATGCATACACCAATAACCGTCCCTCACCCTGAAAATCCGATTATGGAGACTGATGGTAGTGGGCGCTTAGAATTCAATCACGTCGACTTTGCTTATCCGGATGCTGATGAACCCGTCCTAAGAGATATTAGCTTCTCATCAAAGGCTGGGGAAACCATCGCCTTTATCGGTTCCACTGGGTCGGGAAAATCAACCATTGTGAAGTTAATCCCCCGTTTCTACGATGTCTCCAGTGGGGAAATTAAGCTCGATGGTATTGATATTCGTGACCTAGACTTACAAGTTCTACGCTCTAAAATAGGCTACACGCCTCAAAAAGCCAACCTTTTCTCTGGTCAAATTGCCACCAACCTTCGCTATGGTAAGTTTGATGCGGACGAGGAAGACATGGACCACGCGACTTCGATCGCACAGGCTAGTGAATTTATCAATCGGCTAGCGACTCGTTACTACACCGAATTGACCGAAGGCGGCACTAATCTATCAGGTGGCCAGCGCCAACGCCTATCCATTGCCCGTTCAATTATTGGGGACCGGGAAATATATATATTTGATGATAGTTTTTCCGCTTTGGATTATAAAACTGACGCTGCTGTACGCCAAGCGCTTAAGGAAGAAACGAAAGACGCGACAACAATTATTATTGCCCAACGAGTCGGTACCATCATCAATGCTGATCAAATCATCGTTTTAGACCATGGTCAAATAGCCGCAAAAGGCACCCACAAGGAACTATTAAAGTCATCTCCGCTATATTATGAAATTGCTTCGTCACAACTTACCAAGGAGGAATTAGAATATGGAGAATAA
- a CDS encoding uroporphyrinogen decarboxylase family protein yields MSKKELVKTVFDGHQAERTPVGFWHHFVEDVYHANALKDDQIKPANLAGHQQFLKDIEPDYIKIMTDGYFQYPNEKLQKAEHLSEVGEIEPLANDDPWIQEQIQFAKEVEALHNNQLYSFYNIFGPLTTFKILYDDQDERVSRFYQEDPELFAKILKVIAGDIQKVIEGILSETTVDGIYYSTQDLQTDDFTDQDFIELVKPLDTALLNRAKELKPHHILHVCGYLGAHNRLEKFADYPASAVNWATGPEKLSIEDGKKIFKDKVVVGGFQNTADDLIYKGTEEEIKAYTKQLIKEAGDTPYVIGADCTIPADTPREHFEWVRQASIEEAAENEK; encoded by the coding sequence ATGAGTAAGAAGGAATTAGTAAAAACAGTCTTTGATGGCCATCAAGCTGAGCGAACACCGGTTGGTTTCTGGCACCACTTTGTAGAAGATGTTTACCATGCTAATGCGTTGAAAGATGATCAAATCAAACCAGCTAATTTAGCTGGCCACCAACAATTTCTTAAGGACATTGAGCCTGACTATATAAAGATAATGACTGATGGTTATTTTCAATATCCTAATGAAAAGTTACAAAAAGCTGAGCATTTATCGGAAGTTGGAGAAATTGAACCGCTAGCAAATGATGATCCTTGGATTCAAGAACAAATTCAGTTTGCCAAGGAGGTCGAAGCCCTACACAATAACCAATTGTATAGTTTTTATAATATTTTCGGTCCATTAACTACCTTCAAAATCTTATATGATGACCAAGATGAACGTGTCAGCCGGTTCTATCAGGAAGATCCTGAACTTTTCGCAAAAATTTTAAAAGTCATTGCGGGAGATATTCAAAAGGTCATTGAAGGAATCTTATCAGAGACTACCGTTGACGGGATCTATTACTCTACTCAAGATTTACAAACCGATGATTTTACTGACCAAGACTTTATTGAACTGGTTAAGCCATTGGATACTGCTTTATTAAATCGTGCTAAAGAACTTAAACCTCACCATATCCTCCATGTTTGTGGTTACTTAGGCGCCCATAACCGATTAGAAAAATTTGCTGACTATCCAGCCAGTGCGGTTAATTGGGCAACTGGGCCGGAAAAATTATCGATTGAAGACGGCAAGAAGATCTTTAAAGATAAGGTTGTTGTGGGTGGTTTCCAAAATACAGCAGATGACCTCATCTACAAGGGAACAGAGGAAGAAATTAAGGCTTATACCAAGCAATTAATTAAAGAAGCTGGTGATACACCTTATGTGATTGGCGCAGATTGTACCATTCCAGCAGATACACCAAGAGAACATTTTGAATGGGTTCGCCAAGCAAGTATAGAGGAGGCAGCTGAAAATGAAAAATAA
- a CDS encoding amino acid ABC transporter permease: protein MVNFDVKSIFPLFKELIPFIPVSLFILIISFTLGNLLGVILAYGLEAKQRWYQQITKSYIFIMRCTPPIVMIFLVFYGLPQLLKWWLKINIHDFSQAVFVIIALTLLYGANISVVFKASYDAVNKGQREAGLALGLSEARTFFRIILPQALRIALPNIGNSTVSLLKNTALAYTIGLIDVMGAGQLFINRNMGNFSLETDLAVAIIYWIIAGLIMVSIHLVEKEISKGEV from the coding sequence ATGGTTAATTTTGATGTAAAATCCATATTCCCTTTATTTAAGGAATTGATACCATTTATACCAGTATCATTATTTATATTAATTATTTCCTTTACCCTTGGCAATTTACTAGGAGTTATTCTAGCTTATGGCTTAGAGGCAAAGCAAAGATGGTATCAGCAAATAACGAAGTCTTATATATTTATTATGCGCTGCACGCCACCGATAGTGATGATATTTCTAGTATTTTATGGTTTACCCCAGCTATTGAAGTGGTGGCTTAAGATTAACATTCATGATTTCTCACAAGCAGTCTTTGTCATTATTGCCTTAACTTTGCTATATGGAGCCAATATTTCTGTTGTGTTCAAAGCAAGTTATGATGCGGTCAATAAGGGACAAAGGGAGGCTGGCTTAGCTTTGGGCCTGTCAGAAGCTAGGACTTTCTTTAGAATCATACTGCCTCAAGCCTTAAGGATTGCCCTACCAAATATTGGTAACTCGACGGTTTCTTTATTAAAAAACACTGCCCTAGCTTATACCATTGGATTAATTGATGTCATGGGGGCAGGACAATTATTTATTAATCGAAATATGGGTAATTTTTCCTTAGAAACTGATTTGGCAGTAGCCATTATCTATTGGATTATTGCTGGATTAATTATGGTTTCTATTCATCTAGTAGAAAAAGAAATTTCTAAAGGGGAGGTATAG
- a CDS encoding AI-2E family transporter, protein MNFEKNWIKVFSGIAILLAVLWIMNNLNIISNFMGQIQNVISPFLVGAAIAFILSIPVNYIEKYLKRIDYFKRHRKTLRGLAIILSLILIILLIYFLIFLVLPDFEDTITSFISIVPTTISQLISKVMRFIDRHPELVTYIQQLDINLNNLAQRAIAFVQSLATNLLSQTFTIGIGLVNSLFNLFISLVFGITVVSAKETLTRQVKKVIYAICNLPWANYLVNVGKLANDVFTNFVSGQVLEAFILGILVYIGMLICHFPYALTISVIMGASGLIPIFGAIFGAVAGALLIVVTSPTKAILFIIFITVVQQLEGNIIYPRVVGGSVGLPGLWTLVAVTVGGAFFGLPGMLLSVPTVSVIYQLTAATINHRLDLKELDIETWSAEIDPK, encoded by the coding sequence ATGAATTTTGAAAAAAATTGGATAAAAGTTTTTAGTGGAATAGCCATTCTTTTGGCGGTCCTTTGGATAATGAATAATTTAAATATTATCAGTAATTTTATGGGCCAGATTCAAAATGTAATTAGTCCATTTTTAGTTGGGGCAGCAATTGCCTTTATTCTATCGATTCCGGTAAATTATATTGAAAAATACTTAAAAAGAATCGATTATTTTAAAAGGCATCGGAAAACCTTGCGTGGCTTAGCTATTATCCTTTCCTTGATTCTAATCATCTTACTGATTTACTTTTTAATTTTTTTAGTCCTACCTGATTTTGAAGATACGATCACTTCATTCATTTCTATCGTGCCTACAACCATTAGTCAACTCATCTCTAAGGTCATGCGTTTTATTGACCGTCATCCCGAATTAGTGACTTATATCCAACAATTGGATATCAATTTAAATAATTTAGCCCAAAGAGCCATCGCCTTCGTGCAATCCTTAGCTACCAATTTGCTTTCACAAACCTTTACCATCGGTATTGGCCTGGTGAATAGCCTGTTTAATTTATTTATTTCTTTGGTTTTTGGGATTACTGTGGTTTCGGCCAAGGAAACTTTAACCAGACAAGTAAAGAAAGTGATCTATGCCATTTGTAATTTACCTTGGGCAAATTACTTAGTCAATGTGGGAAAGTTAGCCAATGATGTTTTCACTAATTTTGTTAGTGGCCAGGTTCTTGAAGCTTTTATACTTGGAATTTTGGTTTACATTGGCATGTTAATTTGTCATTTTCCTTATGCTTTAACTATTTCAGTGATAATGGGAGCTTCGGGTTTGATTCCTATTTTTGGAGCAATCTTCGGAGCTGTTGCTGGGGCCTTGCTAATCGTTGTGACTAGTCCGACCAAAGCGATCTTATTTATCATTTTTATAACTGTTGTGCAACAACTGGAAGGGAATATTATTTATCCTCGTGTTGTTGGGGGAAGCGTTGGTTTACCTGGCTTATGGACCCTAGTCGCTGTGACTGTCGGCGGTGCCTTCTTTGGCTTACCAGGAATGTTACTCAGTGTTCCTACGGTATCGGTAATCTACCAACTCACAGCAGCTACCATTAATCATCGACTTGATCTGAAAGAATTAGATATCGAAACCTGGAGCGCAGAAATCGATCCTAAATAA
- a CDS encoding transporter substrate-binding domain-containing protein: MKNKKLFIGILVAVVVVLASFLIRNRSNEPSKENARNVKVAFWQNYYPYNFVNDKGEADGYEVAVFREVEKKLPQYHFDFVPTSNEDLLIGLESGKYDAGIKGCWYTDERAKKFIIPKNYHGASVIGLTIRSEDKDKYKNIDDFAKAKGRLVPISPQNGQYDVIQDYNKKNPDHPIDLVPADQFDLSDAYGWVLEGRYDAYFSIDLSYKKSVEDEDGPYHDKADQLTYVTYKGIPIYPLFERTDENEQLVKDYDQAIKELREDGTLEKLSQQYLNKNVFDYIKD, encoded by the coding sequence ATGAAAAATAAAAAATTATTTATCGGTATTTTAGTGGCGGTAGTCGTTGTATTAGCCAGCTTCTTAATCAGAAACCGAAGTAATGAACCAAGTAAAGAAAATGCACGCAATGTGAAGGTTGCTTTTTGGCAAAATTATTATCCCTATAATTTCGTGAATGATAAGGGCGAAGCCGATGGTTATGAGGTTGCCGTTTTTAGAGAAGTTGAAAAGAAGTTGCCTCAGTATCACTTTGACTTTGTCCCAACATCTAATGAAGACTTACTCATTGGCTTAGAGTCAGGTAAGTATGACGCAGGGATTAAAGGATGCTGGTATACCGATGAGCGGGCTAAGAAGTTTATTATTCCGAAAAACTATCATGGGGCGAGTGTGATTGGGTTGACCATTCGTTCTGAAGATAAGGATAAATATAAAAACATCGATGATTTCGCTAAGGCTAAGGGGAGATTAGTTCCTATTTCGCCACAAAACGGTCAATATGATGTGATTCAAGATTATAATAAAAAGAATCCTGATCATCCTATTGATTTGGTTCCTGCTGATCAATTTGACTTATCCGATGCCTATGGTTGGGTGCTTGAAGGACGTTATGATGCTTACTTCTCTATTGACCTATCCTATAAAAAGTCTGTAGAAGATGAAGATGGTCCTTACCATGATAAAGCTGATCAATTGACCTACGTGACTTATAAAGGGATTCCAATCTATCCATTATTTGAACGGACTGATGAAAATGAACAATTAGTCAAAGATTATGATCAAGCGATTAAAGAACTCCGTGAAGATGGTACATTAGAAAAATTATCCCAACAATACTTAAATAAAAATGTATTTGATTATATTAAAGATTAA
- a CDS encoding amino acid ABC transporter permease, whose protein sequence is MNWDFIIDTFFASLKGIPVTLSIMLVAVLFSIAPALLFALALQRELPVISKFIQVYLAIIRATPLIVLILFFYSLLPSLLNQFTNLIHVKVDVFNFNPIIYAYIIFSLIALASLTEIFRSALMAVDYGQWEAALSAGLSPWKSFERIIFPQLLKVALPSFINLIIELVKGTSLVFVMPVQDITAIAKTAAAYSYNFTSAYIVIFVIYLILCGLIQYLGQVINKYYLSHA, encoded by the coding sequence ATGAATTGGGATTTTATTATTGATACATTTTTTGCTTCCTTAAAAGGAATTCCTGTGACCCTTAGTATTATGCTGGTAGCGGTATTATTTTCTATCGCCCCTGCTTTATTGTTTGCCTTAGCTTTACAGAGGGAGCTGCCAGTCATTAGTAAGTTTATTCAAGTTTACTTAGCGATCATACGTGCTACTCCCTTAATTGTTCTTATTCTGTTCTTTTACAGTTTACTGCCTAGTCTTTTAAATCAATTCACCAATTTAATTCATGTTAAGGTGGACGTCTTTAATTTTAATCCGATTATCTATGCCTACATTATCTTCTCCTTAATTGCGCTAGCTTCCTTAACCGAGATTTTTCGGTCTGCTTTAATGGCTGTTGATTATGGCCAGTGGGAGGCAGCCCTAAGTGCCGGTTTAAGTCCTTGGAAAAGTTTTGAAAGAATTATTTTTCCGCAATTGCTTAAAGTTGCTCTACCTTCATTTATTAATTTGATTATTGAACTGGTTAAGGGAACTTCTTTAGTTTTTGTGATGCCGGTGCAAGATATCACAGCTATTGCAAAGACTGCAGCAGCCTATTCCTATAATTTTACCAGTGCTTATATTGTTATCTTTGTTATTTATTTAATACTTTGTGGCTTAATTCAATATCTTGGACAGGTCATTAATAAGTATTATCTATCCCATGCCTAG
- a CDS encoding amino acid ABC transporter ATP-binding protein — translation MLNVKNIHKSFLGQKILKGIDLTVDSGDVIAILGPSGSGKTTLLRCLNFLEKADHGEFGLLGEHYDLSKITRKEILKIRQHIGFVFQNYNLFNNKTVLENLLEPLVTARGWAKDEAVARSEEILDWVGMAKLKDRYPNQLSGGQQQRVGIARAIAPSPDLILFDEPTSALDPELVDGVLNIMTELAKKGTTMVVVTHEMSFAKNVADHIIFMEQGEVIEEGDPYSFFNAQKNQRVHKFLNVLDRF, via the coding sequence ATGTTGAATGTTAAAAATATCCACAAATCCTTTCTTGGTCAAAAAATATTGAAAGGAATTGATTTAACGGTTGATTCCGGAGATGTGATTGCTATTTTGGGCCCTAGTGGGTCAGGAAAGACCACCCTTTTACGGTGCTTAAACTTCTTAGAAAAGGCAGATCATGGTGAATTTGGCCTCTTAGGAGAGCATTATGACTTAAGCAAAATTACTCGAAAAGAAATTTTGAAGATTAGACAACATATTGGTTTTGTTTTTCAAAATTATAATTTGTTTAATAATAAAACGGTTTTAGAAAACCTGCTAGAACCCCTGGTTACAGCGCGAGGCTGGGCTAAGGATGAAGCAGTTGCTCGAAGTGAAGAAATCCTTGACTGGGTAGGGATGGCTAAACTCAAGGATCGCTATCCTAATCAACTCTCGGGAGGACAACAACAAAGAGTGGGGATCGCTAGAGCAATCGCACCTAGTCCTGATCTCATCCTCTTTGATGAACCGACTTCAGCTTTAGACCCGGAATTAGTCGATGGGGTTTTAAATATTATGACTGAACTTGCTAAAAAGGGAACTACCATGGTCGTTGTGACCCATGAAATGTCCTTTGCTAAGAATGTTGCTGATCATATTATATTTATGGAGCAGGGAGAAGTGATTGAAGAGGGCGATCCTTACAGTTTCTTTAACGCTCAGAAAAATCAAAGAGTACATAAATTCCTCAATGTCTTAGATCGCTTTTAA
- the coaA gene encoding type I pantothenate kinase, whose product MAFNNMYHIIDRDDWHAYRNEITSDINVKLTEKQLEDLLAFNDHLTLEDANDIYQPLTQLISIYFKNYQRLISERNQFLGINDKIPPFIIGISGSVAVGKSTTARLLQLFLSQFFPYLDVELITTDGFLYPNEQLEHWDLMHRKGFPESYDMHELKKFFMAVKSNKQRLKVPLYSHESYDRLNAYREIKSPHILIVEGINVLQFVGSDQFFIGEYADLSIYVDADTELIEKWYMERFILLRENAQRDPEHYNQRYSKMPLDDALRSAKRTWENINLVNLEDYILPTRDRADIVIHKIENHYIDSIRMRRY is encoded by the coding sequence ATGGCTTTCAATAATATGTATCATATTATTGATCGTGACGATTGGCATGCTTATCGTAACGAAATTACATCTGATATTAATGTGAAGTTAACTGAAAAGCAATTAGAGGACTTGCTGGCTTTTAATGACCATCTGACTTTAGAAGATGCTAATGATATTTATCAGCCTCTCACACAATTAATTAGTATATACTTTAAAAATTATCAGAGGTTGATTAGTGAACGCAATCAATTTTTAGGGATCAATGATAAAATACCCCCTTTTATTATTGGTATATCGGGGAGTGTTGCCGTTGGTAAAAGTACTACGGCGCGTCTATTACAGCTCTTTTTATCACAATTTTTTCCTTATTTAGATGTTGAATTAATTACTACCGATGGTTTTTTATATCCTAATGAGCAATTAGAACATTGGGATTTAATGCACCGTAAGGGCTTCCCGGAAAGCTATGATATGCATGAATTAAAGAAGTTTTTTATGGCTGTCAAGAGCAATAAGCAGCGCCTCAAGGTGCCTTTGTACTCTCACGAAAGTTATGACCGACTTAATGCCTACCGGGAAATTAAATCGCCCCATATTTTAATTGTTGAGGGGATCAATGTCTTACAATTTGTCGGGTCAGACCAGTTTTTTATTGGTGAATATGCTGATCTGTCTATTTATGTTGATGCTGATACTGAATTAATTGAAAAATGGTATATGGAACGGTTTATTTTACTTCGTGAAAATGCCCAGAGAGACCCCGAGCACTACAACCAACGTTATAGTAAGATGCCCTTAGATGACGCTTTACGTTCAGCTAAGCGGACTTGGGAAAACATTAATTTAGTTAACTTGGAAGACTATATTTTACCTACTCGAGATCGGGCCGACATAGTTATTCATAAAATTGAAAATCACTATATTGATTCAATTAGAATGCGACGCTATTAG